The following are encoded together in the Pectobacterium wasabiae CFBP 3304 genome:
- a CDS encoding alpha-D-ribose 1-methylphosphonate 5-phosphate C-P-lyase PhnJ — protein MIRRAILKAIAIPGHQVPFGSREMPMPYGWGTGGIQITASIIGPDDTLKVIDQGSDDTTNAVSIRAFFRKVTNVPTTEKTSDATLIQTRHRIPETSLKEDQILVFQVPIPEPLRFIEPRETETCKMHALEEYGVMQVKLYEDIARFGHIATTYAYPVKVNHRYVMDPSPIPKFDNPKMNMMPALQLFGAGREKRVYAVPPYTVVESLDFDDHPFTIQQWDKPCELCGARDSFLDEVVMDDDGTRMFVCSDTDYCQQRQSQGGEPS, from the coding sequence ATGATACGGCGCGCGATCCTGAAAGCGATTGCTATCCCCGGCCATCAGGTGCCGTTTGGCAGCCGGGAAATGCCCATGCCCTACGGCTGGGGCACTGGCGGTATTCAAATCACCGCCAGTATTATCGGGCCGGACGATACGCTTAAAGTGATCGATCAAGGTTCTGACGATACGACCAATGCGGTGTCGATCCGCGCTTTTTTCCGCAAGGTGACAAACGTGCCGACGACGGAAAAAACCAGCGACGCGACGCTGATTCAAACACGACACCGTATTCCTGAAACCTCGCTTAAGGAGGATCAGATCCTGGTTTTTCAGGTTCCGATTCCTGAGCCTTTGCGCTTTATTGAACCGCGCGAAACCGAGACGTGCAAAATGCATGCGCTGGAAGAATACGGCGTCATGCAGGTGAAACTCTACGAAGATATCGCCCGGTTTGGGCACATCGCCACGACCTATGCCTACCCGGTGAAAGTCAATCATCGCTATGTCATGGATCCTTCGCCGATCCCGAAATTCGATAACCCGAAGATGAATATGATGCCCGCGCTGCAACTGTTTGGTGCCGGGCGCGAAAAGCGGGTCTATGCCGTTCCACCGTATACCGTGGTGGAAAGCCTCGATTTTGACGATCACCCTTTCACAATACAGCAGTGGGACAAACCCTGTGAGCTGTGTGGTGCGCGCGACAGTTTCCTTGATGAAGTGGTAATGGATGATGACGGTACACGCATGTTCGTCTGCTCTGACACCGACTATTGCCAGCAGCGTCAAAGCCAGGGAGGAGAACCATCATGA
- the phnK gene encoding phosphonate C-P lyase system protein PhnK produces MTTDYHASDAPLLDVQHLTHLYAPEKGFRDVSFQLWPGEVLGIVGESGSGKTTLLNAISARLAPQEGEVIYRNAEQQRLSIYDISERQRRALVRTEWGIVWQHPLAGLRPTVSAGGNIGERLMAIGHRHYGDIRSKAVQWMENVELPENRLDDLPTTFSGGMQQRLQIARNLVTAPRLIFMDEPTGGLDVSVQARLLDLLRTLVVEMQLSVVIVTHDLGVARLLSHRLLVMQRGRVVEQGLTDRVLDDPSHPYTQLLVSSIL; encoded by the coding sequence ATGACGACGGACTATCACGCATCCGATGCCCCTCTGCTCGATGTGCAACACCTCACACATCTGTACGCGCCGGAAAAAGGCTTTCGCGATGTGTCGTTTCAACTGTGGCCGGGAGAGGTGTTAGGGATTGTTGGCGAATCGGGTTCAGGGAAGACGACGCTGCTGAATGCGATCTCTGCCCGTCTGGCACCGCAGGAAGGTGAGGTGATCTATCGCAACGCCGAGCAGCAGAGGCTCTCGATCTATGACATCAGCGAACGGCAACGGCGAGCGCTGGTGCGAACTGAATGGGGAATTGTCTGGCAGCACCCGCTGGCAGGGTTACGCCCCACTGTATCGGCGGGCGGCAATATCGGCGAACGGCTTATGGCCATCGGTCATCGGCACTATGGCGATATCCGCAGTAAAGCGGTGCAGTGGATGGAGAACGTGGAACTACCCGAAAACCGTCTGGACGATCTTCCAACCACCTTTTCCGGTGGGATGCAGCAACGCCTTCAGATTGCACGCAATCTGGTTACCGCACCGCGGCTGATATTTATGGATGAACCGACCGGTGGGTTAGACGTGTCGGTACAGGCGCGACTGCTCGATCTACTCAGGACGCTGGTTGTAGAGATGCAGCTTTCTGTCGTCATCGTGACGCACGATCTCGGGGTTGCCCGTCTGCTGTCACATCGCTTGCTGGTGATGCAACGCGGGCGGGTAGTCGAACAGGGGTTAACGGACAGGGTGCTCGACGATCCGAGTCATCCTTACACCCAGTTGCTCGTTTCTTCCATTCTGTAA
- the phnL gene encoding phosphonate C-P lyase system protein PhnL, with product MDTQLRIENVDKTFVLYNQQGTRLPVFHDISLSVKEGECVALHGHSGSGKSTLLRSLYGNYKPDGGHIWVRHRERWVDIVNADARHVLEIRRETVGWVSQFLRVIPRISTLNVVIQPLLERGMSRQESEIRAGELLTHLNVPERLWSLAPATFSGGEQQRINIARGFIGDYPILLLDEPTASLDAKNRLAVTQLIDDAKSKGCAVVGIFHDDEVRQHVADRLYTMTMTSRTQENVNDH from the coding sequence ATGGATACTCAATTGCGCATCGAGAACGTTGATAAAACGTTCGTGTTATATAACCAGCAGGGCACGCGACTGCCGGTTTTCCACGATATCAGTCTGTCCGTGAAAGAGGGGGAATGCGTGGCGCTGCACGGGCATTCCGGGAGTGGGAAATCCACGCTGCTACGTTCGCTGTACGGTAACTATAAGCCCGACGGTGGCCATATCTGGGTACGCCATCGCGAACGTTGGGTGGATATCGTCAATGCGGACGCTCGCCATGTGTTGGAAATCCGTCGTGAAACGGTGGGCTGGGTAAGCCAGTTTCTGCGCGTTATTCCGCGTATTAGCACACTGAACGTGGTCATCCAGCCGTTACTGGAACGCGGCATGTCGCGTCAGGAAAGCGAGATACGCGCTGGCGAATTACTGACGCATCTGAACGTCCCTGAGCGGCTTTGGTCGCTCGCACCCGCCACCTTTTCTGGCGGTGAACAGCAGCGTATCAATATTGCTCGCGGATTTATTGGCGATTACCCGATTCTGTTGTTGGACGAACCAACGGCCTCGCTGGATGCTAAAAATCGACTGGCCGTCACACAGCTCATCGATGATGCAAAAAGCAAGGGGTGTGCTGTCGTCGGCATTTTTCACGATGATGAAGTGCGCCAACATGTCGCCGATCGCCTTTATACGATGACAATGACTTCCCGCACTCAGGAGAACGTAAATGATCATTAA
- the phnM gene encoding alpha-D-ribose 1-methylphosphonate 5-triphosphate diphosphatase: MIINNVNMVLSQEIIHGSLEVRNGIIHHISDRPSRHPGALDGEQAWLLPGLVELHTDNLDKCFTPRPGVNWPSEAAMRNHDALIISSGITTVLDAVAVGDVRDGGHRLENLLRMTDAVLYSQQHGINRADHHLHLRCELPHQDTFPLFEQLAGIPLVALASLMDHSPGQRQFSSQEKYHQYYKGKYHLNDEQMAAFEEEQLAGSRRWSQPNREAVVHLCHEKGITLASHDDATPEHIAESHQHRVAIAEFPTTEIAAQQAHRVGMNVLMGAPNVICGGSHSGNVSAHHLATLGVLHILSSDYYPASLLEAAFMIAEDERNDYDLPHAIALVSGNPAQVLKFNDRGCIEEGRRADLLLVKRNAPQMKLMRVWRQGVRVF, encoded by the coding sequence ATGATCATTAATAACGTCAATATGGTGCTCTCACAGGAAATCATTCATGGCTCATTGGAAGTGCGCAACGGCATCATTCACCACATCAGCGATAGGCCCAGCCGTCATCCCGGTGCGCTGGATGGTGAACAGGCCTGGCTTCTGCCGGGGCTTGTCGAGCTACATACGGATAATCTTGATAAATGTTTTACCCCGCGCCCCGGCGTTAACTGGCCCTCTGAGGCGGCGATGCGCAATCACGACGCGTTGATTATCTCCAGCGGGATCACTACCGTTCTGGATGCCGTTGCGGTTGGAGATGTACGCGATGGTGGGCATCGGCTTGAGAATCTGCTGCGTATGACGGATGCGGTGCTGTACAGCCAGCAACATGGCATCAATCGGGCCGATCATCATTTGCATCTGCGCTGCGAGCTACCGCATCAGGATACATTTCCCCTCTTTGAACAACTTGCGGGTATTCCACTGGTCGCGCTGGCATCATTAATGGATCACTCTCCGGGGCAGCGGCAATTTTCTTCCCAGGAGAAATATCATCAGTATTACAAAGGCAAGTATCACCTGAATGATGAACAAATGGCGGCGTTTGAAGAGGAGCAACTCGCTGGATCGCGCCGCTGGTCGCAGCCCAATCGGGAAGCGGTTGTCCATCTTTGTCACGAGAAAGGCATCACGCTAGCCAGCCATGACGATGCGACACCGGAACATATCGCCGAGTCCCACCAGCATCGTGTCGCTATTGCCGAATTCCCCACCACGGAGATCGCCGCACAGCAGGCGCATCGCGTCGGAATGAACGTACTGATGGGAGCGCCGAATGTCATCTGCGGCGGTTCTCATTCTGGCAATGTATCGGCACATCATCTGGCTACGCTTGGTGTGCTTCACATCCTGTCTTCGGACTATTATCCGGCCAGCCTGCTGGAGGCGGCGTTTATGATCGCAGAGGATGAGCGTAATGATTACGATCTGCCGCACGCGATTGCTCTTGTCAGTGGCAATCCGGCTCAGGTGCTGAAATTCAACGATCGTGGCTGTATTGAAGAAGGACGGCGAGCCGACCTGCTACTCGTCAAACGGAACGCGCCGCAAATGAAGCTGATGCGGGTGTGGCGTCAGGGTGTTCGGGTATTCTGA
- the phnN gene encoding ribose 1,5-bisphosphokinase, protein MTKLIYLIGPSGAGKDSLLRAIRQLSLPRLLVAHRYITRPAEIQGENHIALTPEEFANRQQLGLFALSWQAHQCYYGIGIEIDDWLQRGNDVIVNGSRAYLAQARERYGSTLFPICLTVSESALRQRLRARGRESEQQIATRLQRAQEEQSRLQSDCVLLNNDGDLQHTLSVFQSLLPLGRACAAHRE, encoded by the coding sequence ATGACGAAACTCATCTACCTGATTGGCCCTTCCGGTGCAGGCAAAGACAGCCTGCTGCGGGCGATCCGCCAGTTGTCGCTGCCGCGCCTGCTGGTGGCGCACCGCTACATTACCCGCCCCGCAGAGATACAAGGAGAGAACCACATTGCACTCACCCCGGAGGAGTTTGCGAACCGCCAGCAGCTTGGCCTCTTCGCTCTCAGTTGGCAGGCGCATCAGTGCTATTACGGCATCGGGATAGAGATTGATGACTGGCTACAGCGGGGGAATGACGTCATCGTTAACGGTTCACGCGCTTACTTGGCTCAGGCGCGTGAACGCTACGGCAGTACGCTGTTTCCGATATGCCTGACCGTCTCCGAATCTGCACTGCGGCAGCGGCTACGCGCCAGAGGGCGAGAAAGTGAACAGCAAATTGCCACGCGCTTGCAGCGTGCCCAAGAAGAGCAGAGCCGCTTACAAAGCGATTGTGTTCTATTGAACAACGACGGCGATCTGCAACACACCTTATCTGTCTTTCAGTCGCTGCTGCCGCTCGGCCGAGCTTGCGCAGCACATCGCGAATAA
- the phnP gene encoding phosphonate metabolism protein PhnP produces MVVNNDGIVFHFLGTGGAQQVPAFGCECEICQQAQRDESKRRRACCAAITTKDSVILIDAGLPELSPYLLPYPQRHILLTHYHMDHVQGLFPLRWGCGKPIPVFGPPDEAGCDDLFKHPGILHFQKPLMVFQPFELDGIRITPVPLIHSKLTYGYLIQTPTHTLAYLTDTIGLPPETTQFLSAHSLDYAVVDCSHSPQTTPPRNHNDVTRTLEIFTQLNPKQLYLTHIGHELDRWLQTQTLLPENVHAACDGAELGL; encoded by the coding sequence ATGGTAGTGAATAATGACGGGATTGTTTTTCACTTTCTGGGAACCGGCGGCGCGCAGCAGGTTCCCGCATTTGGCTGTGAATGTGAGATTTGCCAGCAGGCGCAACGCGATGAAAGCAAACGGCGTCGAGCCTGCTGCGCGGCAATCACAACCAAAGACAGCGTCATCCTGATTGATGCCGGGTTGCCTGAGCTATCGCCTTATCTGCTCCCCTATCCGCAACGACATATCCTGCTGACCCACTATCACATGGATCACGTTCAGGGATTATTTCCCCTGCGCTGGGGCTGCGGTAAGCCCATTCCGGTCTTTGGTCCACCTGATGAGGCGGGCTGCGACGACCTCTTTAAGCATCCGGGGATCCTACATTTTCAAAAGCCTCTGATGGTTTTCCAGCCCTTTGAACTGGACGGTATCAGGATCACGCCGGTTCCCTTAATCCATTCTAAATTGACTTACGGCTACCTCATCCAGACACCGACGCATACGCTGGCCTACCTGACCGACACCATCGGTCTACCGCCTGAAACTACTCAGTTTCTCTCAGCGCACTCGCTGGATTATGCGGTTGTCGATTGCAGCCATTCTCCCCAGACGACGCCTCCACGTAACCACAATGATGTCACTCGCACATTGGAGATCTTTACCCAACTTAATCCTAAACAACTGTATCTGACCCACATCGGCCACGAACTGGATCGCTGGCTCCAAACGCAAACGCTGCTGCCTGAGAATGTTCATGCTGCTTGTGATGGGGCTGAGTTGGGGTTGTAA
- a CDS encoding undecaprenyl-phosphate glucose phosphotransferase, protein MSTNQINISYGNDFFVIKLMDFLSINLALIVSARLFLMGDFDDVIIISLLFSTSFLLIGEYTGLYHHSLKNMQPGGRRRLWGSALLSVIFVEAVRNYTGALYSLGLLHQLDNIYFSAMLYWYILSLCSLYITRLITFKFTTKKRMRIAIVGLTPGGLAAEKALLKEYANMQLELAFYDDRSPSRCGYLYKSQFKGKVSELVEDAKAGRVDEIYIALPMVALQRIRYFLSMMSDTTVDTYIIPDLYSYSSYVSQFRSINNIQTISIFRSPFDGIGSVIKRVEDLVIGGVITLMISPLLLVIAIGIKLTSRGPVLFKQDRYGLSGNKIKVWKFRSMHVMENAGVVTQATKNDPRVTRFGAFLRRTSLDELPQFFNVLQGTMSIIGPRPHAVVHNEQYRQLVENYMIRHKVKPGISGLAQVNGYRGEVDTLDKMEKRVHYDIAYIQSWSFWLDIKIIFRTIFKGFIGENAY, encoded by the coding sequence GTGTCTACTAATCAGATAAACATTTCCTATGGGAATGACTTTTTTGTTATTAAATTGATGGACTTTTTATCAATTAATTTAGCATTAATAGTCAGCGCTAGGCTATTTTTGATGGGCGATTTCGATGATGTAATTATAATTAGCCTGCTATTCTCAACCTCTTTTTTACTTATTGGAGAATATACCGGGCTATATCACCATAGTCTTAAAAATATGCAGCCTGGTGGGCGGCGAAGACTGTGGGGATCCGCATTATTGTCGGTCATCTTTGTGGAGGCGGTCAGGAATTATACCGGTGCGCTGTATTCGCTGGGTCTATTGCATCAACTCGATAATATATATTTTTCCGCAATGCTGTACTGGTATATTCTTTCGCTATGTAGTCTCTATATTACGCGTTTAATTACGTTTAAATTTACGACTAAAAAGCGGATGCGAATTGCTATTGTGGGATTAACGCCCGGTGGGTTAGCGGCGGAAAAAGCATTGCTTAAAGAGTATGCCAACATGCAGTTAGAATTGGCTTTTTACGACGATCGTAGCCCATCCCGTTGTGGCTATCTGTATAAGAGCCAATTTAAAGGCAAAGTGAGCGAGCTGGTTGAAGACGCTAAAGCGGGCAGAGTGGATGAGATTTATATTGCGCTGCCAATGGTTGCGCTACAACGCATTCGTTATTTTCTGTCGATGATGTCCGATACGACGGTAGATACCTACATCATTCCCGATCTTTATTCCTACAGCTCATACGTATCGCAGTTTCGCTCTATCAATAATATTCAGACTATCAGTATTTTCAGATCGCCGTTTGATGGTATTGGCTCGGTGATTAAGCGCGTTGAGGATTTAGTGATTGGCGGCGTTATTACGCTGATGATTTCGCCATTGCTGCTGGTGATTGCTATTGGTATCAAACTGACGTCACGGGGGCCGGTGTTATTCAAGCAGGATCGTTACGGCCTGAGTGGCAACAAAATCAAAGTGTGGAAATTCCGCTCGATGCATGTGATGGAAAACGCCGGCGTTGTGACGCAGGCGACTAAAAACGATCCGCGCGTTACGCGTTTTGGCGCATTTTTACGCCGCACGTCGCTGGATGAACTGCCGCAATTTTTCAATGTATTACAAGGGACGATGTCGATTATTGGCCCGCGTCCTCATGCCGTCGTACATAACGAGCAGTATCGCCAGCTCGTCGAAAATTACATGATTCGCCATAAAGTGAAGCCTGGAATTTCAGGCTTGGCGCAGGTTAATGGTTATCGCGGCGAAGTGGATACCCTCGATAAAATGGAAAAACGGGTTCACTACGATATTGCCTATATTCAGAGCTGGTCCTTTTGGTTGGATATCAAAATTATCTTTAGAACCATTTTCAAAGGCTTTATCGGTGAAAATGCGTACTAA
- a CDS encoding outer membrane beta-barrel protein, with product MRTKLIIAAGMIIPHPSWADLIPKSHIGVAGIDFQSQVGLDYGHENNVTYQADDQDTVSSNFQSIRPIIKAIGARYQDQYLLMYSGDYRRYYSDPADNYTDHVFRFNGAWRYGLRHGLTLSLEEALGHEVRGRGITEGFRPQQFSDFGIHSPLSTALFNSELRYSYGALKGRGKADVALLFRKLRLGRTENIKNTNIDFYNYVLGQEWHENGLIAELSDQYTSATRFRYRFIGNQRRYEIDPQKDNDEYYLEYGIKSQLTGKTGIDANVSWLYKTFDNNPNARNFSGVNWDIQTEWKPLKQSVFTVHTSQHIKDPSEIGGYILASQYGISYQHFWLVDRFSTTFDYSYLTDVYKNYPRDRKDRNRGVTFAMSYNFRPSINVELKYQLNTLRSNQDSDSFFIGPNGDRQVVRMLGRDNSLIMFTAKVQI from the coding sequence ATGCGTACTAAATTGATCATTGCCGCCGGAATGATCATCCCCCATCCCTCTTGGGCTGACCTGATACCAAAATCGCATATCGGCGTCGCCGGTATTGATTTTCAAAGCCAGGTGGGTCTGGACTATGGGCATGAGAATAACGTGACCTATCAGGCTGACGATCAGGATACGGTGAGTTCTAATTTTCAGAGCATCAGGCCAATAATTAAGGCCATTGGCGCGCGTTATCAGGATCAATATCTGTTGATGTATTCCGGTGATTATCGTCGTTACTACAGCGATCCGGCGGATAATTACACCGACCATGTCTTTCGCTTTAATGGCGCATGGCGCTACGGGTTGAGGCATGGATTAACGCTCAGTCTTGAGGAGGCGCTTGGGCATGAAGTGCGCGGGCGCGGTATTACCGAAGGTTTTCGACCACAACAGTTCAGCGATTTCGGTATCCATTCGCCGCTGAGTACCGCACTTTTCAACAGTGAATTACGTTATAGCTATGGCGCGCTGAAAGGGCGCGGTAAAGCTGACGTCGCGCTGCTGTTTAGAAAACTGCGGTTAGGCCGAACGGAGAATATTAAAAATACCAATATTGATTTTTATAACTATGTTCTTGGGCAGGAATGGCACGAGAACGGTTTGATCGCCGAATTATCTGATCAATACACGTCGGCAACGCGTTTTCGCTACCGTTTTATTGGTAATCAGCGGCGTTATGAAATCGATCCGCAAAAAGATAATGATGAATATTATCTGGAATACGGCATTAAATCGCAGCTTACGGGAAAAACCGGTATTGATGCCAATGTGTCCTGGCTATACAAGACATTCGATAATAACCCGAACGCCAGGAATTTTAGCGGGGTAAACTGGGATATTCAGACGGAGTGGAAACCACTTAAACAATCCGTTTTTACCGTACATACGTCGCAGCATATCAAAGACCCGTCAGAAATCGGCGGCTATATCCTGGCTTCTCAATACGGCATCTCTTATCAGCATTTTTGGCTCGTCGATCGTTTCTCCACCACGTTTGACTATTCATACCTGACGGACGTTTACAAGAATTACCCGCGAGATCGTAAAGACAGAAACAGGGGGGTCACATTCGCCATGAGTTATAACTTCAGGCCCTCTATTAACGTTGAATTAAAGTATCAACTGAACACGCTACGT